One segment of Buteo buteo chromosome 6, bButBut1.hap1.1, whole genome shotgun sequence DNA contains the following:
- the PLEKHD1 gene encoding pleckstrin homology domain-containing family D member 1, with product MFASKSSSVSPSPSMEQADSDALDISTKVQLYGVLWKRPFGRQSAKWSRRFFIIKESFLLYYAESEKKSFESNRYFNIHPKGVIPLGGCIVEPKEEPNMPYAIKISHEDFHGNIVLAAESEFEQAQWLEMLQESGKVTWKNAQLGEAMIESLEAQGLQLAKEKQEYLDKLMEETEELCLQREQKEELERLNQVLEAEKHRFEEVVRELRLEQEQIRRELELTARSLKGVEEEKKELRSLTQSLQKTLEELSLEKQQMLEMLEENESQLPPPTSPSKEQSPTWGLHCSLRQIEEKMQQLLEEKLLAEKRMKENEERSRVLEEEREFYSSQSQALQNSLSELTAEKQQAERDLKAEVKVRMDLEKRLREAEEALQSLEQGLDSLDCNKEKEEKMKADVSNLRKFFEECIRNAELEAKMPVIMKNSVYIHKAATRRIKSCRFHRRRASASWNDLKQSQSFIFSHAEAENIEELKEAAKRLSRDQHFRETLYQIMRSQKDDSLGDEK from the exons GTTCTTCATCATTAAGGAAAGTTTCCTGCTCTACTATGCTGAGAGTGAGAAGAAGAGTTTTGAAAGCAATAGATACTTCAATATCCACCCCAAG GGTGTCATACCCCTGGGAGGCTGCATCGTGGAACCCAAAGAGGAGCCCAACATGCCTTATGCCATAAAGATCTCTCACGAAGACTTCCAT GGTAACATTGTTCTAGCAGCCGAATCAGAGTTTGAGCAGGCTCAGTGGCTGGAGATGCTACAGGAGTCTGGAAAAGT GACCTGGAAGAATGCCCAGCTGGGAGAAGCCATGATCGAGAGCCTGGAAGCCCAAGGACTGCAACTGGCCAAGGAGAAACAGGAGTATTTAG atAAGCTaatggaagaaacagaagagctgtGTCTGCAGAGGGAGCAAAAAGAG GAACTCGAGCGTCTGAACCAGGTCCTGGAAGCAGAGAAGCACCGGTTTGAAGAGGTGGTACGGGAACTGCGGCTGGAGCAGGAACAGATCAGACG GGAGTTAGAGCTCACAGCCCGCTCCCTTAAAggagtggaagaagaaaagaaagagttgCGAAGCCTGACACAGTCCTTACAGAAAACCCTGGAG GAGCTCtccctggaaaagcagcaaatgctgGAGATGCTGGAAGAAAACGAGAGCCAGCTCCCACCTCCAACCAGCCCCAGCAAGGAGCAAAGCCCCACCTGGGGACTGCACTGCAGCCTGCGACAGATTGAAGAGAAGATGCAGCAACTTCTGGAGGAGAAACTCCTGGCAGAGAAGAG GATGAAGGAGAATGAGGAGCGGTCCCGAGTGCTGGAGGAGGAGCGGGAGTTTTACTCTTCCCAGTCGCAAGCGCTGCAGAACTCGCTCTCAGAGCTgactgcagagaagcagcaggcggAGAGAGACCTCAAG GCTGAGGTGAAGGTGCGCATGGATCTGGAGAAGAGACTGAGAGAAGCTGAGGAAGCGTTGCAGAGCTTGGAGCAAGGCTTAGATTCTCTGGATTGCaacaaggagaaagaggagaagatgAAAGCAGATGTCAGTAACTTGAGAA AGTTCTTTGAAGAGTGCATCCGCAATGCCGAGCTGGAGGCCAAGATGCCCGTAATCATGAAGAACTCTGTATATATCCACAAGGCTGCCACTCGTCGCATAAAGAGCTGCCGCTTCCACCGCCGGAGAGCCAGCGCTTCGTGGAATGACT TGAAGCAGTCCCAGTCCTTCATCTTCTCGCACGCAGAAGCTGAAAACATCGAGGAGCTGAAAGAAGCAGCCAAAAGACTGAGCCGGGACCAGCACTTCAGGGAAACTCTTTATCAAATCATGAGGTCACAAAAGGATGATTCTTTGGGGGATGAAAAGTGA